Proteins encoded within one genomic window of Suricata suricatta isolate VVHF042 chromosome 17, meerkat_22Aug2017_6uvM2_HiC, whole genome shotgun sequence:
- the ACLY gene encoding ATP-citrate synthase isoform X1 — MSAKAISEQTGKELLYKYICTTSAIQNRFKYARVTPDTDWAHLLQDHPWLLTQNLVVKPDQLIKRRGKLGLIGVNLTLEGVKSWLKPRLGQEATVGKARGFLKNFLIEPFVPHSQAEEFYVCIYATREGDCVLFHHEGGMDVGDVDAKAQKLFVGVDKKLNPEDIKKHLLVHAPGDKKEILASFISGLFNFYEDLYFTYLEINPLVVTKDGVYVLDLAAKVDATADYICKVKWGDIEFPPPFGREAYPEEAYIADLDAKSGASLKLTLLNPKGRIWTMVAGGGASVVYSDTICDLGGVNELANYGEYSGAPSEQQTYDYAKTILSLMTREKHPEGKILIIGGSIANFTNVAATFKGIVRAIRDYQGPLKEHEVTIFVRRGGPNYQEGLRVMGEVGKTTGIPIHVFGTETHMTAIVGMALGHRPIPNQPPTAAHTANFLLNASGSTSTPAPSRTASFSESRADEVAPAKKAKPAMPQDSVPSPRSLQGKSATLFSCHTKAIVWGMQTRAVQGMLDFDYVCSRDEPSVAAMVYPFTGDHKQKFYWGHKEILIPVFKNMADAMKKHPEVDVLINFASLRSAYDSTIETMNYSQIRTIAIIAEGIPEALTRKLIKKADQKGVTIIGPATVGGIKPGCFKIGNTGGMLDNILASKLYRPGSVAYVSRSGGMSNELNNIISRTTDGVYEGVAIGGDRYPGSTFMDHVLRYQDTPGVKMIVVLGEIGGTEEYKICRGIKEGRITKPVVCWCIGTCATMFSSEVQFGHAGACANQASETAVAKNQALKEAGVFVPPSFDELGEIIQSVYEDLVAKGVIVPAQEVPPPTVPMDYSWARELGLIRKPASFMTSICDERGQELIYAGMPITEVFKEEMGIGGVLGLLWFQRRLPKYSCQFIEMCLMVTADHGPAVSGAHNTIICARAGKDLVSSLTSGLLTIGDRFGGALDAAAKMFSKAFDSGIIPMEFVNKMKKEGKLIMGIGHRVKSINNPDMRVQILKDYVKQHFPATPLLDYALEVEKITTSKKPNLILNVDGFIGVAFVDMLRNCGSFTREEADEYIDIGALNGIFVLGRSMGFIGHYLDQKRLKQGLYRHPWDDISYVLPEHMSM; from the exons GTTGGCAAGGCCAGAGGCTTCCTCAAGAACTTTCTGATCGAACCCTTTGTCCCCCACAGTCAG GCGGAGGAGTTCTATGTCTGCATCTATGCTACCCGAGAAGGGGACTGCGTCCTGTTCCACCACGAAGGTGGGATGGACGTGGGTGACGTGGATGCCAAAGCCCAGAAACTGTTCGTTGGCGTGGACAAGAAACTGAATCCCGAGGACATCAAGAAACACCTGTTGGTCCACGCTCCTGGAGACAAGAAAGA gattctggCCAGTTTTATCTCTGGCCTCTTCAATTTCTATGAGGATCTGTACTTCACCTACCTCGAGATCAACCCCCTGG TTGTGACCAAAGATGGCGTCTATGTCCTTGACCTGGCGGCCAAGGTAGATGCCACAGCCGACTACATCTGCAAAGTGAAGTGGGGTGATATAGAGTTCCCCCCTCCCTTCGGGCGGGAGGCTTATCCAGAG GAAGCTTACATTGCAGACCTGGATGCCAAAAGTGGGGCAAGCCTGAAGCTGACCTTGCTGAACCCCAAGGGGAGGATCTGGACCATGGTGGCCGGAGGTGGTGCCTCTGTTGTGTACAG TGATACCATCTGTGACCTAGGGGGTGTCAACGAGCTGGCAAACTACGGGGAGTACTCGGGCGCCCCCAGCGAGCAGCAGACCTATGACTATGCCAAGACGATCCTCTCCCTCATGACCCGGGAGAAGCACCCAGAAG GCAAGATCCTCATCATTGGAGGCAGCATTGCCAACTTCACCAATGTGGCTGCCACATTCAAG GGTATCGTGAGAGCAATTCGAGATtaccagggtcccctgaaggagcaCGAGGTCACGATCTTCGTCCGAAGAGGCGGCCCCAACTATCAGGAGGGCTTGCGGGTGATGGGAGAAGTCG GGAAGACGACTGGGATCCCCATCCATGTCTTTGGAACTGAGACTCACATGACAGCCATTGTGGGCATGGCCCTAGGCCACCGGCCCATCCCCAACCAGCCGCCCACAGCAGCCCACACTGCAAACTTCCTCCTCAATGCCAGTGGGAGTACCTCG ACTCCAGCCCCCAGTAGGACAGCATCTTTTTCTGAGTCCAGGGCTGATGAGGTGGCACCTGCAAAGAAGGCCAAGCCTGCCATGCCACAAG ATTCAGTCCCAAGTCCAAGATCCCTGCAAG GAAAGAGTGCCACCCTCTTCAGCTGTCACACGAAGGCCATCGTGTGGGGCATGCAGACCCGGGCCGTACAGGGCATGCTGGACTTTGACTATGTCTGCTCCCGAGATGAGCCCTCCGTGGCCGCCATGGTGTACCCTTTCAC TGGGGACCACAAGCAGAAGTTTTACTGGGGTCACAAGGAGATCCTGATCCCTGTCTTCAAGAACATGGCTGATGCCATGAAGAAGCACCCAGAAGTAGACGTGCTGATCAACTTTGCCTCTCTCCGCTCAGCCTATGACAGTACCATCGAGACCATGAATTACTCACAG ATCCGGACCATTGCCATCATAGCTGAAGGCATCCCTGAGGCCCTCACGAGGAAGCTGATCAAGAAGGCAGACCAGAAGGGAGTGACCATCATTGGACCTGCCACT GTTGGAGGCATCAAGCCCGGGTGCTTTAAGATTGGGAATACTGGTGGGATGCTGGACAACATCCTGGCCTCCAAGCTGTACCGCCCCGGCAGCGTGGCCTACGTCTCACGTTCTGGGGGCATGTCCAACGAGCTCAACAACATCATCTCTCGGACCACGGATGGTGTCTATGAGGGTGTGGCCATTGGCGGGGACAG GTACCCTGGCTCAACATTCATGGATCATGTGCTACGTTACCAGGACACACCAGGTGTCAAAATGATTGTGGTGCTTGGAGAG ATCGGGGGCACTGAGGAATATAAGATCTGCCGAGGCATCAAGGAGGGCCGCATCACCAAGCCCGTGGTCTGCTGGTGCATTGGGACCTGTGCCACCATGTTCTCCTCTGAG GTCCAGTTTGGCCACGCCGGAGCTTGTGCCAACCAGGCTTCAGAGACCGCAGTAGCCAAGAACCAGGCTTTGAAGGAGGCAGGGGTGTTTGTGCCCCCAAGCTTCGATGAACTCGGAGAAATCATCCA GTCTGTGTACGAAGATCTTGTGGCCAAAGGAGTCATCGTACCTGCTCAGGAGGTGCCGCCCCCAACGGTGCCAATGGACTACTCCTGGGCCAGG GAGCTGGGCTTGATCCGCAAACCTGCCTCATTCATGACCAGCATCTGTGACGAGCGAGGACAGGAGCTCATCTACGCCGGCATGCCCATCACCGAGGTCTTCAAGGAAGAGATGGGCATTGGTGGGGTCCTCGGCCTCCTCTGGTTCCAGAGAAG GTTGCCCAAGTATTCCTGCCAGTTCATTGAGATGTGCCTGATGGTGACAGCGGATCATGGGCCAGCCGTGTCCGGAGCTCACAACACCATCATCTGTGCTCGGGCTGGAAAGGACCTGGTTTCCAGCCTCACCTCAGGGCTGCTCACTATC GGGGACCGGTTTGGGGGTGCCCTGGATGCAGCTGCCAAGATGTTCAGCAAAGCCTTTGACAGCGGCATTATCCCCATGGAGTTTGTGAACaagatgaagaaggaaggaaagctgaTTATGGGCATTGGTCACCGAGTGAAATCG ATAAACAACCCAGACATGCGAGTGCAGATCCTCAAAGATTATGTCAAACAGCACttccctgccactcccctgcttgacTATGCGCTGGAAGTCGAGAAGATTACCACCTCgaag AAACCAAATCTTATCCTGAACGTAGACGGTTTCATTGGAGTTGCATTTGTAGACATGCTTAGAAACTGTGGGTCCTTTACTCG GGAGGAGGCTGATGAATATATTGACATTGGAGCCCTCAATGGCATCTTTGTGCTGGGAAGGAGTATGGGCTTCATTG GACACTATCTCGATCAGAAGAGGCTGAAGCAGGGACTGTATCGTCACCCTTGGGATGATATTTCATATGTTCTTCCGGAACACATGAGCATGTAA
- the ACLY gene encoding ATP-citrate synthase isoform X2 gives MSAKAISEQTGKELLYKYICTTSAIQNRFKYARVTPDTDWAHLLQDHPWLLTQNLVVKPDQLIKRRGKLGLIGVNLTLEGVKSWLKPRLGQEATVGKARGFLKNFLIEPFVPHSQAEEFYVCIYATREGDCVLFHHEGGMDVGDVDAKAQKLFVGVDKKLNPEDIKKHLLVHAPGDKKEILASFISGLFNFYEDLYFTYLEINPLVVTKDGVYVLDLAAKVDATADYICKVKWGDIEFPPPFGREAYPEEAYIADLDAKSGASLKLTLLNPKGRIWTMVAGGGASVVYSDTICDLGGVNELANYGEYSGAPSEQQTYDYAKTILSLMTREKHPEGKILIIGGSIANFTNVAATFKGIVRAIRDYQGPLKEHEVTIFVRRGGPNYQEGLRVMGEVGKTTGIPIHVFGTETHMTAIVGMALGHRPIPNQPPTAAHTANFLLNASGSTSTPAPSRTASFSESRADEVAPAKKAKPAMPQGKSATLFSCHTKAIVWGMQTRAVQGMLDFDYVCSRDEPSVAAMVYPFTGDHKQKFYWGHKEILIPVFKNMADAMKKHPEVDVLINFASLRSAYDSTIETMNYSQIRTIAIIAEGIPEALTRKLIKKADQKGVTIIGPATVGGIKPGCFKIGNTGGMLDNILASKLYRPGSVAYVSRSGGMSNELNNIISRTTDGVYEGVAIGGDRYPGSTFMDHVLRYQDTPGVKMIVVLGEIGGTEEYKICRGIKEGRITKPVVCWCIGTCATMFSSEVQFGHAGACANQASETAVAKNQALKEAGVFVPPSFDELGEIIQSVYEDLVAKGVIVPAQEVPPPTVPMDYSWARELGLIRKPASFMTSICDERGQELIYAGMPITEVFKEEMGIGGVLGLLWFQRRLPKYSCQFIEMCLMVTADHGPAVSGAHNTIICARAGKDLVSSLTSGLLTIGDRFGGALDAAAKMFSKAFDSGIIPMEFVNKMKKEGKLIMGIGHRVKSINNPDMRVQILKDYVKQHFPATPLLDYALEVEKITTSKKPNLILNVDGFIGVAFVDMLRNCGSFTREEADEYIDIGALNGIFVLGRSMGFIGHYLDQKRLKQGLYRHPWDDISYVLPEHMSM, from the exons GTTGGCAAGGCCAGAGGCTTCCTCAAGAACTTTCTGATCGAACCCTTTGTCCCCCACAGTCAG GCGGAGGAGTTCTATGTCTGCATCTATGCTACCCGAGAAGGGGACTGCGTCCTGTTCCACCACGAAGGTGGGATGGACGTGGGTGACGTGGATGCCAAAGCCCAGAAACTGTTCGTTGGCGTGGACAAGAAACTGAATCCCGAGGACATCAAGAAACACCTGTTGGTCCACGCTCCTGGAGACAAGAAAGA gattctggCCAGTTTTATCTCTGGCCTCTTCAATTTCTATGAGGATCTGTACTTCACCTACCTCGAGATCAACCCCCTGG TTGTGACCAAAGATGGCGTCTATGTCCTTGACCTGGCGGCCAAGGTAGATGCCACAGCCGACTACATCTGCAAAGTGAAGTGGGGTGATATAGAGTTCCCCCCTCCCTTCGGGCGGGAGGCTTATCCAGAG GAAGCTTACATTGCAGACCTGGATGCCAAAAGTGGGGCAAGCCTGAAGCTGACCTTGCTGAACCCCAAGGGGAGGATCTGGACCATGGTGGCCGGAGGTGGTGCCTCTGTTGTGTACAG TGATACCATCTGTGACCTAGGGGGTGTCAACGAGCTGGCAAACTACGGGGAGTACTCGGGCGCCCCCAGCGAGCAGCAGACCTATGACTATGCCAAGACGATCCTCTCCCTCATGACCCGGGAGAAGCACCCAGAAG GCAAGATCCTCATCATTGGAGGCAGCATTGCCAACTTCACCAATGTGGCTGCCACATTCAAG GGTATCGTGAGAGCAATTCGAGATtaccagggtcccctgaaggagcaCGAGGTCACGATCTTCGTCCGAAGAGGCGGCCCCAACTATCAGGAGGGCTTGCGGGTGATGGGAGAAGTCG GGAAGACGACTGGGATCCCCATCCATGTCTTTGGAACTGAGACTCACATGACAGCCATTGTGGGCATGGCCCTAGGCCACCGGCCCATCCCCAACCAGCCGCCCACAGCAGCCCACACTGCAAACTTCCTCCTCAATGCCAGTGGGAGTACCTCG ACTCCAGCCCCCAGTAGGACAGCATCTTTTTCTGAGTCCAGGGCTGATGAGGTGGCACCTGCAAAGAAGGCCAAGCCTGCCATGCCACAAG GAAAGAGTGCCACCCTCTTCAGCTGTCACACGAAGGCCATCGTGTGGGGCATGCAGACCCGGGCCGTACAGGGCATGCTGGACTTTGACTATGTCTGCTCCCGAGATGAGCCCTCCGTGGCCGCCATGGTGTACCCTTTCAC TGGGGACCACAAGCAGAAGTTTTACTGGGGTCACAAGGAGATCCTGATCCCTGTCTTCAAGAACATGGCTGATGCCATGAAGAAGCACCCAGAAGTAGACGTGCTGATCAACTTTGCCTCTCTCCGCTCAGCCTATGACAGTACCATCGAGACCATGAATTACTCACAG ATCCGGACCATTGCCATCATAGCTGAAGGCATCCCTGAGGCCCTCACGAGGAAGCTGATCAAGAAGGCAGACCAGAAGGGAGTGACCATCATTGGACCTGCCACT GTTGGAGGCATCAAGCCCGGGTGCTTTAAGATTGGGAATACTGGTGGGATGCTGGACAACATCCTGGCCTCCAAGCTGTACCGCCCCGGCAGCGTGGCCTACGTCTCACGTTCTGGGGGCATGTCCAACGAGCTCAACAACATCATCTCTCGGACCACGGATGGTGTCTATGAGGGTGTGGCCATTGGCGGGGACAG GTACCCTGGCTCAACATTCATGGATCATGTGCTACGTTACCAGGACACACCAGGTGTCAAAATGATTGTGGTGCTTGGAGAG ATCGGGGGCACTGAGGAATATAAGATCTGCCGAGGCATCAAGGAGGGCCGCATCACCAAGCCCGTGGTCTGCTGGTGCATTGGGACCTGTGCCACCATGTTCTCCTCTGAG GTCCAGTTTGGCCACGCCGGAGCTTGTGCCAACCAGGCTTCAGAGACCGCAGTAGCCAAGAACCAGGCTTTGAAGGAGGCAGGGGTGTTTGTGCCCCCAAGCTTCGATGAACTCGGAGAAATCATCCA GTCTGTGTACGAAGATCTTGTGGCCAAAGGAGTCATCGTACCTGCTCAGGAGGTGCCGCCCCCAACGGTGCCAATGGACTACTCCTGGGCCAGG GAGCTGGGCTTGATCCGCAAACCTGCCTCATTCATGACCAGCATCTGTGACGAGCGAGGACAGGAGCTCATCTACGCCGGCATGCCCATCACCGAGGTCTTCAAGGAAGAGATGGGCATTGGTGGGGTCCTCGGCCTCCTCTGGTTCCAGAGAAG GTTGCCCAAGTATTCCTGCCAGTTCATTGAGATGTGCCTGATGGTGACAGCGGATCATGGGCCAGCCGTGTCCGGAGCTCACAACACCATCATCTGTGCTCGGGCTGGAAAGGACCTGGTTTCCAGCCTCACCTCAGGGCTGCTCACTATC GGGGACCGGTTTGGGGGTGCCCTGGATGCAGCTGCCAAGATGTTCAGCAAAGCCTTTGACAGCGGCATTATCCCCATGGAGTTTGTGAACaagatgaagaaggaaggaaagctgaTTATGGGCATTGGTCACCGAGTGAAATCG ATAAACAACCCAGACATGCGAGTGCAGATCCTCAAAGATTATGTCAAACAGCACttccctgccactcccctgcttgacTATGCGCTGGAAGTCGAGAAGATTACCACCTCgaag AAACCAAATCTTATCCTGAACGTAGACGGTTTCATTGGAGTTGCATTTGTAGACATGCTTAGAAACTGTGGGTCCTTTACTCG GGAGGAGGCTGATGAATATATTGACATTGGAGCCCTCAATGGCATCTTTGTGCTGGGAAGGAGTATGGGCTTCATTG GACACTATCTCGATCAGAAGAGGCTGAAGCAGGGACTGTATCGTCACCCTTGGGATGATATTTCATATGTTCTTCCGGAACACATGAGCATGTAA